The following proteins are co-located in the Piscirickettsia litoralis genome:
- a CDS encoding cation diffusion facilitator family transporter has product MNDTARYQAGRRVTLVGAGLNFSLAVLKIVVGLFGRSHALVADGVHSFSDLVCDFFVLMVARYGMSAPDDDHPYGHGRIETVATVVLSIFLVALGLSIGADAIHSLMQGDHVRPDHYTAIVAIISIIVNEGLFHYTLKVANQIGSDLLRANAWHSRSDSLSSVIVLIGIIGAFLGWSFLDAIAAIIVALMIIKMGAKWGWRALKELVDTALPEEEVEQIAKVIRAVPHVVAAHDLRTRKMADHVLLDVHILINPYISASEGHFIAEQVRAALAEQFEQIRDVTVHVDVEEHSHEPKIAKLLSRDQINRDLMQTWQSILGLNQPIEFMLHYLQEKVIIDLYLPNRAIKGADASIAQLKDSVSSYPDVQELRVFVKT; this is encoded by the coding sequence ATGAATGACACTGCCCGTTATCAAGCTGGGCGGCGCGTTACTCTTGTTGGCGCAGGACTGAACTTTTCTTTAGCCGTGCTAAAGATCGTTGTTGGCTTATTCGGTCGCTCCCATGCACTCGTTGCTGATGGAGTTCATTCTTTTTCTGATTTAGTTTGTGATTTTTTTGTACTAATGGTTGCTCGTTATGGCATGAGTGCACCGGATGATGACCACCCTTATGGTCATGGCCGTATCGAAACAGTCGCAACGGTTGTCTTAAGTATTTTCTTGGTTGCTTTGGGGCTGAGTATAGGTGCTGATGCGATTCACTCCTTAATGCAGGGAGACCATGTGCGGCCAGATCATTATACAGCAATTGTGGCGATTATCTCTATCATCGTCAATGAAGGTCTATTCCACTATACCTTAAAGGTTGCCAATCAAATTGGCTCGGATTTATTGCGCGCTAATGCGTGGCATAGCCGTAGTGACTCCCTCTCTTCTGTTATTGTCTTGATCGGTATTATCGGTGCATTCTTAGGCTGGTCATTTTTAGATGCCATTGCTGCGATTATTGTTGCCCTAATGATTATAAAAATGGGAGCAAAGTGGGGATGGCGAGCGTTAAAAGAGCTCGTTGATACTGCCTTGCCCGAAGAAGAGGTCGAGCAAATTGCTAAAGTTATTCGTGCTGTCCCGCATGTGGTTGCAGCGCATGACTTGCGGACGCGTAAGATGGCCGATCATGTCTTACTCGATGTACATATTTTAATCAATCCTTATATCAGTGCATCTGAGGGCCACTTTATTGCTGAGCAAGTGCGTGCTGCGTTAGCAGAGCAGTTTGAACAAATTCGTGATGTGACGGTGCATGTTGATGTCGAAGAGCACTCCCATGAGCCAAAAATTGCAAAATTATTGAGCCGCGATCAAATTAATCGAGATTTAATGCAAACATGGCAAAGTATTCTTGGCCTTAATCAGCCGATTGAGTTCATGTTGCATTATTTACAGGAGAAGGTCATTATTGACCTGTATTTGCCTAACAGGGCGATAAAGGGCGCTGATGCATCGATTGCTCAGCTAAAAGACAGTGTATCAAGTTATCCTGATGTGCAGGAATTACGAGTTTTTGTAAAGACGTAA
- the glnA gene encoding glutamate--ammonia ligase produces MSLEAVLATIKDHSVKFVDLRFTDTLGKEQHVSIPASAVDEEFFEIGKMFDGSSIAGWKGIDESDMILMPDASTAVLDPFCNEATLNIRCDIVEPTLMAGYERDPRSIAKRAESYLKSTGIADRCLFGPEPEFFLLDDVRWNIDMRGAHYSVDSEEGAWNSDKRSDDGNIGHRPRVKGGYFPVPPVDSSHDVRSAMCQVMEKMGLTVEAHHHEVATANQNEIATGANSLVLKADELQILKYVVHNVAHEYGQTATFMPKPIVGDNGSGMHCHQSLSKNGQNIFAGNQYGGMSEEALFYIGGIIKHAKALNAFTNASTNSYKRLVPGFEAPVLLAYSARNRSASIRIPHVMSDKARRIEVRFPDPTANPYLAFAAMLMAGLDGIKNRIHPGDPMDKDLYDLPPEETKNIPHVASSLEEALQALDQDREFLTAGDVFTDSFIDSYIDLKKRDVERLNMTTHPVEFDMYYSV; encoded by the coding sequence ATGTCGTTAGAAGCAGTATTAGCCACAATAAAAGATCATAGCGTAAAGTTTGTTGATCTACGATTTACTGACACTTTAGGAAAAGAGCAACACGTTTCTATTCCAGCAAGTGCAGTCGATGAAGAGTTTTTCGAAATCGGTAAAATGTTTGATGGCTCATCTATCGCAGGTTGGAAAGGCATTGATGAATCTGACATGATTTTAATGCCGGATGCGTCAACTGCCGTTTTGGATCCGTTTTGTAATGAGGCAACTTTAAATATTCGTTGTGATATTGTAGAGCCGACATTAATGGCAGGCTATGAGCGTGATCCTCGTTCGATTGCGAAACGTGCGGAGTCTTACCTAAAATCTACCGGGATTGCTGATCGGTGCTTATTTGGTCCGGAGCCGGAGTTTTTCTTGCTTGATGATGTGCGCTGGAATATCGATATGCGTGGCGCACATTACTCGGTCGATTCTGAGGAAGGTGCTTGGAATTCAGATAAGCGCTCTGATGATGGCAATATCGGTCACCGTCCACGGGTAAAAGGCGGGTATTTCCCGGTGCCACCGGTGGATTCATCGCATGATGTGCGTTCTGCGATGTGTCAAGTCATGGAAAAAATGGGCTTAACGGTAGAAGCGCACCACCATGAGGTCGCAACAGCGAATCAAAATGAAATCGCCACCGGTGCGAATAGTTTGGTGCTAAAAGCTGATGAGTTACAAATTTTAAAATATGTCGTTCACAATGTTGCCCATGAATATGGCCAAACTGCGACTTTCATGCCGAAGCCGATTGTTGGTGATAATGGTAGTGGCATGCATTGTCATCAGTCTTTGAGCAAAAATGGCCAGAATATTTTCGCTGGTAATCAGTATGGCGGTATGTCTGAAGAAGCATTATTTTATATCGGCGGTATTATTAAGCATGCCAAAGCTCTAAATGCCTTTACTAATGCGAGTACAAATAGTTATAAGCGCTTAGTACCCGGTTTTGAAGCACCGGTATTGTTGGCTTATTCTGCACGCAATCGTTCGGCGTCGATTCGTATTCCTCATGTGATGAGTGACAAGGCACGTCGGATTGAAGTGCGTTTCCCTGATCCAACAGCGAATCCCTATTTGGCCTTTGCGGCGATGTTGATGGCAGGGCTTGATGGGATTAAAAACCGTATTCATCCAGGTGACCCTATGGATAAAGATCTTTATGATCTGCCGCCTGAAGAAACCAAGAATATTCCTCATGTCGCAAGCTCTTTAGAAGAGGCTTTACAGGCTCTGGATCAAGATCGTGAGTTTTTAACGGCAGGGGATGTCTTTACTGACTCGTTTATTGATAGTTATATTGATCTTAAAAAGCGTGATGTTGAGCGCTTGAACATGACCACACACCCCGTTGAGTTTGATATGTACTACAGTGTTTAA
- a CDS encoding APC family permease, which produces MKFKRNISTLGMLFTALSGIIGSGWLFGPYFASQIAGPAAIFGWALAGVLMIIIALNFTELATMYPEAGGLARFAHKSHGPVVGFTMAWVVWISSVIVAPIETLAALQYLATYTPSLVNKVGNSHELSAFGIFCAAIIMLLLCIINAMGVKSAAKTNTVIVFFKFAIPLLTAFILFTHSFHSVNFTSHQFMPSGVHGILAALPASGIAFSFMGWSAAIQMAGEAKNPQRSIPIALIGAICIGIIIYSIIQTAFIGALPADSLSHGWAHLSFKGDMGPFAGLLAAVGLGAFVIMIYADAVYSPLGTVLVYTTATARVTHALASNRYVPQFLTKLSKRGVPVYALAINFIVGMCFFLPFPGWQSMAEFIVSAFIVSYAIGPTALAVLRETQPNQKRPFKLPAYKALCVLAFYVCNMLLFWTGWHTISKLIFIIAIGYCVYFSYFKFSKQQLETGALFKAIWLIPYFIGITIISYLGSYGGGHNILHFGLDFFIIAIFSLVIFILACWCGIKQPHLNTNPHSIQQA; this is translated from the coding sequence ATGAAGTTCAAACGCAATATATCCACTCTAGGCATGCTATTTACGGCACTTTCGGGAATCATCGGCTCCGGTTGGTTATTCGGCCCTTATTTCGCATCACAAATCGCAGGACCTGCTGCTATCTTCGGCTGGGCACTGGCCGGCGTGCTCATGATTATTATCGCTTTGAATTTTACTGAACTTGCCACCATGTACCCAGAAGCCGGTGGTCTTGCGCGCTTTGCTCATAAGAGTCATGGCCCTGTCGTTGGTTTTACCATGGCCTGGGTCGTCTGGATATCGTCGGTTATTGTCGCTCCCATTGAAACCCTTGCCGCCCTTCAGTACCTTGCGACTTATACACCTTCTCTTGTCAATAAAGTCGGCAACAGTCATGAGCTGAGCGCATTTGGTATATTCTGTGCGGCGATCATTATGTTGCTACTTTGCATCATCAATGCCATGGGAGTAAAATCAGCCGCGAAAACCAATACTGTTATTGTCTTCTTCAAATTTGCAATTCCCTTACTCACCGCCTTTATTCTCTTCACTCACAGTTTTCATAGCGTGAACTTTACCAGCCATCAGTTCATGCCATCAGGTGTACACGGTATTCTTGCCGCACTTCCCGCCTCCGGAATCGCCTTTTCATTTATGGGTTGGAGTGCTGCCATCCAAATGGCCGGTGAAGCGAAGAACCCACAGCGTTCGATTCCTATTGCCCTTATCGGTGCGATTTGTATCGGTATTATCATTTATTCGATTATTCAAACCGCCTTTATCGGCGCGCTCCCCGCAGACTCACTCAGCCATGGTTGGGCGCACCTCAGCTTTAAAGGTGATATGGGGCCATTTGCCGGTCTACTCGCAGCGGTCGGCCTGGGGGCCTTTGTCATTATGATCTATGCCGATGCCGTTTACTCACCGCTTGGTACAGTTCTGGTCTATACCACAGCCACTGCCCGCGTCACACATGCGCTGGCCAGTAACCGATATGTCCCACAATTTTTAACCAAACTCTCCAAGCGTGGCGTACCTGTTTATGCTCTAGCGATTAATTTTATCGTCGGCATGTGTTTTTTCCTACCTTTCCCAGGCTGGCAGTCTATGGCTGAATTTATCGTTTCGGCCTTTATTGTCTCTTATGCCATCGGCCCAACCGCACTTGCCGTACTACGTGAAACTCAACCGAACCAAAAACGCCCCTTCAAGCTTCCTGCCTATAAAGCGCTTTGTGTCCTTGCTTTTTATGTCTGCAACATGCTGCTGTTTTGGACAGGCTGGCACACGATTTCCAAGCTAATTTTTATCATCGCCATCGGTTATTGTGTGTACTTTAGCTACTTTAAATTCAGCAAACAGCAATTAGAAACAGGCGCACTTTTCAAAGCAATTTGGCTGATCCCCTATTTTATTGGCATTACCATTATTTCTTATTTAGGCTCTTATGGTGGCGGCCATAATATTCTTCACTTTGGTCTAGACTTTTTTATTATTGCTATCTTTAGCCTGGTTATTTTCATCCTCGCTTGCTGGTGTGGTATTAAACAACCTCACTTAAATACTAACCCACATTCTATACAGCAGGCATAA
- the hemB gene encoding porphobilinogen synthase — translation MSNYPYTRLRRLRTQAFSRDLTQEHHVKASDLVLPVFIQEGTRKRTAVEVMPGVERLSIDELLHEIETLEALGVRAINLYAKIDQEKKNNDGSEAYNEQGLAQRAIREIKVRFPKMGVMPDVALDPYTSHGQDGILDEQGRILNDESVQAMTMQALSLADAGADIVAPSDMMDGRTLSIREGLEAAGFIDVGILAYAAKYASNFYGPFREAVGSNTNLGQADKRTYQMNPANSDEALREVQLDLEEGADIIMVKPGMPYLDIVHRVKTEFGVPVAVYQVSGEYAMLKAASQKGWLNEQKTVLEAVLGMKRAGADMIFTYYAKDIAKWLKES, via the coding sequence ATGAGTAATTATCCTTATACGCGATTACGCCGTTTGCGCACGCAAGCATTTAGTCGTGATTTAACTCAAGAGCACCATGTTAAGGCTAGTGATCTAGTTTTGCCGGTTTTTATCCAAGAAGGGACGAGAAAGCGTACGGCGGTCGAGGTAATGCCGGGGGTGGAGCGCCTATCGATTGATGAGTTATTGCATGAGATTGAAACACTGGAAGCTCTAGGGGTGCGGGCGATTAACCTTTACGCTAAGATTGATCAAGAGAAGAAAAACAATGATGGATCAGAGGCTTATAATGAGCAAGGTTTAGCTCAGCGGGCGATTCGGGAAATTAAAGTGCGTTTTCCCAAAATGGGAGTGATGCCGGATGTGGCCCTTGACCCTTATACCTCGCATGGTCAGGATGGTATTTTAGATGAGCAAGGTCGCATTTTAAACGATGAAAGTGTGCAGGCCATGACGATGCAAGCGCTGAGTCTGGCTGATGCAGGCGCTGATATTGTTGCTCCTTCGGATATGATGGATGGGCGAACCTTAAGTATACGCGAGGGTTTGGAGGCTGCTGGCTTTATCGATGTGGGGATTTTGGCGTATGCGGCGAAGTACGCATCGAATTTTTATGGGCCATTTCGTGAGGCGGTAGGTAGTAATACGAATTTAGGTCAAGCGGATAAGCGCACTTATCAGATGAATCCGGCCAATAGCGATGAAGCTTTGCGTGAGGTTCAGCTAGACTTAGAAGAGGGGGCGGACATTATTATGGTTAAGCCGGGCATGCCTTACTTAGATATTGTTCATCGTGTCAAAACTGAATTTGGGGTCCCTGTCGCTGTTTATCAGGTCAGTGGTGAATATGCCATGCTCAAGGCAGCGAGCCAAAAGGGTTGGCTAAATGAGCAAAAAACAGTGCTAGAAGCGGTGCTTGGCATGAAACGCGCAGGTGCTGATATGATCTTTACTTATTACGCCAAGGACATTGCGAAGTGGCTGAAGGAAAGCTAA
- the ppk1 gene encoding polyphosphate kinase 1 translates to MAEGKLKKNKEVDLNDPELYLDRELSFIQFNRRVVQQAADAAVPLLERLRFLSIATSNLDEFFEIRVAGVKQRLSYKSQAQNDSGLLPQELIKNISVETHELVKEQYRLLYDEIIPELAKENIEFYFKIDGLAESKQAWLKRYFKNEILPVVSPIGLDYAHPFPRLVNKSLNFIVSLEGKDAFGRDSGLAIVHVPRALPQLVELPDKEDDKKKCLIFSSTIVQAYIGDLFPGMTATGCYPFRLTRNSDLFLDEEDVDDLAHALQGELLSRRYGEAVRLEVAENCPKEIQTFLLQQYALTEDDLYFIHGPATLLSLSAAVDLLNRPDLTYPPFVPLLPKSLRNKNLFDVVSEKDILLLHPFESFEPIADLVLQAARDPNVMVIKQTLYRSEAKSKMVDALVEAARAGKAVTAVVELRARFNEADNISLANRLQQAGALVVYGVVGYKTHAKMTLIVRREGRKFKHYVHLGTGNYHEKNALVYTDYSLCSHDQDLAEDVHRVFQQLTGMGKTTRLKKLIQSPFTMHKTLIKFIQREVEFVKEGKPGKIIAKMNALTEQELIRELYRASQAGVEIELIVRGVCCLRPGIKGVSDNIKVRSIVGRFLEHSRIYYFRNGGETEVYCSSADWMERNLFSRVEVCFPIQDAKLKQQVISDGLTTYLNDNSQSWLLSADGSYTRSVPRSQEPRSAQQQLLEKYS, encoded by the coding sequence GTGGCTGAAGGAAAGCTAAAAAAAAATAAAGAAGTTGATTTGAATGATCCTGAGCTTTATTTAGACCGTGAGCTTAGTTTTATTCAGTTTAACCGGCGTGTGGTGCAGCAAGCGGCAGATGCAGCTGTGCCTTTATTGGAACGTTTGCGCTTTTTAAGTATTGCAACAAGTAATCTCGATGAATTTTTTGAAATTCGCGTAGCTGGAGTAAAGCAGCGTTTAAGCTATAAATCACAGGCCCAAAATGATTCAGGGCTATTGCCTCAAGAGTTAATTAAAAATATCAGTGTAGAAACACATGAATTAGTTAAAGAGCAATACCGCTTGCTTTATGATGAAATCATTCCAGAGCTCGCTAAAGAAAATATCGAGTTTTATTTTAAGATCGATGGTTTGGCTGAAAGCAAACAAGCGTGGTTAAAACGCTATTTTAAAAATGAAATATTACCCGTTGTTAGCCCGATTGGCCTGGATTATGCCCACCCGTTTCCACGATTGGTTAATAAGAGCTTGAATTTCATTGTCTCTCTTGAGGGTAAAGATGCATTCGGCCGTGATAGTGGTTTGGCGATCGTGCATGTGCCAAGAGCGTTGCCGCAATTAGTCGAGTTGCCTGATAAAGAAGATGATAAGAAAAAATGCTTGATTTTTTCATCGACGATTGTGCAAGCGTATATCGGTGATTTATTTCCAGGGATGACAGCAACCGGTTGTTATCCATTTCGCTTAACCCGTAATAGTGACTTATTTCTAGATGAAGAAGATGTTGATGACTTAGCCCATGCACTGCAGGGTGAATTGCTCTCTCGTCGCTATGGTGAGGCGGTGCGCTTGGAAGTCGCTGAAAATTGTCCTAAAGAGATTCAGACGTTTTTATTGCAACAATACGCGCTTACAGAAGATGATTTGTATTTTATTCACGGGCCTGCAACTTTATTGAGTTTATCGGCGGCTGTGGATTTATTGAATCGACCAGATTTGACTTACCCGCCTTTTGTACCTTTGCTGCCTAAGAGTTTGCGTAATAAAAATTTATTTGATGTTGTTAGCGAAAAAGACATTTTATTATTACACCCCTTTGAGTCATTTGAGCCGATTGCAGATTTAGTGTTGCAAGCGGCGCGCGATCCTAATGTGATGGTCATTAAGCAAACGCTTTATCGTTCTGAGGCGAAGTCAAAGATGGTGGATGCGCTGGTTGAAGCGGCGCGTGCAGGTAAAGCGGTAACAGCAGTAGTAGAGTTGCGCGCACGTTTTAATGAGGCGGACAATATCAGTTTAGCGAATCGATTACAGCAGGCAGGCGCGTTGGTTGTGTATGGTGTGGTTGGGTACAAGACTCACGCGAAAATGACGCTGATCGTTCGCCGTGAAGGTCGTAAGTTTAAGCATTATGTTCACCTCGGCACTGGAAATTATCATGAGAAAAACGCTCTAGTCTATACGGATTATAGCTTGTGCTCTCACGACCAAGACCTCGCTGAAGATGTACACCGTGTGTTTCAGCAGTTAACTGGTATGGGCAAGACAACTCGGCTTAAAAAATTAATTCAATCACCGTTTACGATGCATAAAACATTGATTAAATTTATTCAACGAGAAGTTGAGTTTGTTAAAGAAGGCAAGCCTGGCAAAATTATCGCGAAAATGAACGCACTTACTGAACAAGAGTTGATTCGTGAGCTTTATCGCGCATCACAAGCGGGTGTTGAGATTGAGCTGATTGTCCGTGGAGTGTGCTGTTTGCGTCCAGGGATTAAAGGCGTGTCTGATAATATTAAAGTAAGGTCTATCGTTGGACGTTTCTTAGAGCACTCCAGAATTTATTATTTTCGCAATGGCGGTGAAACGGAAGTCTATTGTTCTAGCGCTGATTGGATGGAAAGAAATTTATTTAGTCGTGTGGAAGTTTGTTTTCCGATCCAAGATGCTAAATTAAAACAGCAAGTGATCAGCGATGGCTTGACGACTTATTTAAATGATAATAGTCAAAGTTGGCTGCTTAGCGCTGATGGGAGTTATACGCGCAGTGTGCCACGTTCACAAGAACCTCGCAGCGCTCAGCAGCAATTACTCGAAAAATACAGCTAG
- a CDS encoding Ppx/GppA phosphatase family protein has product MKQPVNTIAAIDLGTNSFHLLIASAVNQSGKVKIIQRSRERVQLGTGLTADGNLDKPALKRATQCLKKFNNELNAAKVLQVKAVGTSALRDAKNKQEFLDQAEHALGYPIEIISGEEEARLIYLGVLSGFELDQERLVIDIGGGSTELIAGFGSNIHALTSLNIGCLRYKEQFFKDGLLSEGAFLSAINAAHKQIDSIIDQFHGLDWQGAWGASGTIQSVVQVIKQLKLAEAIDLDALQQLKAVVLEHSHVDELKFKGLKPERRGIFPSGLAILIAIFSRLPISNLSSAKGALREGLVHILLSATQKN; this is encoded by the coding sequence ATGAAGCAACCAGTTAATACCATCGCCGCCATCGACTTAGGGACCAACAGTTTTCACCTACTCATCGCTTCAGCAGTGAATCAATCAGGTAAGGTCAAGATTATCCAGCGCAGCCGTGAGCGTGTGCAACTTGGCACAGGCTTAACGGCAGACGGAAATTTAGATAAACCCGCACTCAAACGTGCCACTCAATGCCTAAAAAAGTTTAATAATGAACTTAATGCCGCAAAGGTTTTACAAGTCAAAGCCGTTGGCACCAGCGCACTTCGAGACGCGAAAAATAAGCAGGAGTTTCTCGATCAAGCCGAGCACGCCTTAGGCTATCCTATAGAGATTATTTCCGGCGAAGAAGAAGCCCGGCTGATTTACCTGGGTGTACTCTCTGGTTTTGAGCTTGACCAAGAGCGTTTAGTGATTGACATCGGCGGCGGTAGTACAGAGCTCATTGCCGGCTTTGGCAGCAATATTCATGCCCTCACCAGCTTAAACATCGGCTGCCTACGCTATAAAGAGCAGTTTTTTAAAGACGGTTTACTCAGTGAAGGCGCCTTTCTATCGGCAATCAACGCAGCGCATAAACAAATCGACTCTATTATTGACCAGTTTCATGGCTTAGACTGGCAAGGGGCTTGGGGAGCCTCAGGCACCATCCAATCTGTCGTTCAAGTCATTAAGCAATTAAAGCTGGCAGAAGCCATTGACCTAGATGCCTTACAACAACTTAAAGCGGTTGTACTAGAGCACTCTCATGTTGATGAACTTAAGTTCAAAGGCTTAAAACCTGAGCGTCGTGGCATTTTCCCAAGTGGCCTGGCGATATTAATCGCTATTTTCTCACGCTTGCCGATTAGCAATTTATCGTCAGCCAAAGGTGCACTTAGAGAAGGTTTAGTCCATATTTTACTCTCAGCCACCCAGAAAAATTAG
- the trxA gene encoding thioredoxin TrxA, translating into MSENILDVTDGDFDAEVLQASTNTPVLVDFWASWCGPCKALSPVLEEIASQYEGKVKVAKVNVDENQQTPSKYGVRGIPTLLLVKGGTVVATKVGALNKAQLTSFVDSNI; encoded by the coding sequence ATGAGCGAGAATATTTTAGATGTCACCGATGGTGATTTTGATGCAGAAGTTCTACAAGCGAGTACTAATACTCCGGTTTTAGTTGACTTTTGGGCGAGTTGGTGTGGCCCGTGTAAAGCACTATCGCCAGTATTAGAAGAAATTGCAAGCCAATATGAAGGCAAGGTAAAGGTTGCTAAAGTCAATGTTGATGAAAATCAGCAAACACCATCGAAGTACGGTGTTCGTGGTATTCCAACATTATTATTGGTCAAAGGTGGTACCGTCGTAGCAACTAAGGTTGGGGCCTTAAACAAAGCCCAGCTCACATCTTTTGTTGACAGCAATATCTAA
- a CDS encoding DMT family protein yields the protein MPPFLKTVLLLVCSNTIMSFAWYGSLKTEQHKAFWVAILTSWGIAFFEYMFLIPANRTGFLDAHLSLAQLKILQEVITLSIFVPFAIFYMKQTISWNFLWAGFCLAGAVYFIFR from the coding sequence ATGCCACCGTTTTTAAAAACTGTATTATTATTAGTCTGTTCCAATACGATTATGAGCTTCGCCTGGTATGGCAGCCTCAAAACCGAGCAACACAAAGCCTTTTGGGTCGCAATTCTAACCAGCTGGGGCATTGCTTTTTTTGAGTATATGTTCTTAATCCCCGCAAATCGTACAGGTTTTCTAGATGCGCACTTAAGCCTTGCACAATTAAAAATTTTACAAGAGGTTATTACCTTATCAATCTTCGTTCCTTTTGCAATATTTTACATGAAACAGACTATTTCTTGGAACTTTCTATGGGCTGGATTTTGCTTAGCCGGTGCCGTTTATTTTATTTTTAGATAA
- a CDS encoding LysR substrate-binding domain-containing protein, with product MNLRDLKYFISVAELKHFGKAAEACFVSQPTLSTQIKKLEEELGVQLFERGMRTVLLTSAGEAVLVYARRILLEVDELKSAAKREQDPYHEPLTLGILPTITPYLLPVIMPKLSKALPELKLVLHELQTHQCIEQLRLAKVDAILLAMPVAMSKLAGKILFDEEFALLVNQTDPRVKHKNVAMTDIDPEALLLLDEGHCLRDQALEACELAAINHKNSFRGTSLETIAHMVGAGMGMTLVPSLAEPHFSQLGLVAKSLQDAPSRELALLWRVGFSRKNLLVSIAEIIRSSCAGIRGLHISEEDYVE from the coding sequence ATGAACTTAAGGGATTTAAAGTACTTTATTAGCGTGGCTGAACTAAAGCACTTTGGTAAAGCGGCAGAAGCCTGTTTTGTCAGTCAGCCAACATTAAGCACGCAGATCAAAAAGCTTGAAGAAGAGCTTGGCGTTCAGCTTTTTGAGCGTGGTATGCGCACAGTGCTGTTAACATCTGCAGGTGAGGCAGTGCTTGTTTATGCGAGGCGAATATTACTTGAGGTCGATGAGTTAAAAAGCGCAGCGAAGCGTGAGCAAGATCCTTATCACGAACCACTGACCTTAGGCATATTACCAACGATTACACCCTACCTGTTACCTGTGATTATGCCAAAGCTATCTAAGGCTTTGCCGGAACTAAAGCTAGTATTACACGAGCTACAAACACATCAGTGTATAGAGCAGCTTAGGCTAGCGAAAGTCGACGCTATTTTACTGGCAATGCCTGTAGCTATGAGTAAATTAGCTGGAAAAATCCTATTTGATGAAGAATTTGCCTTGCTAGTGAATCAAACTGATCCACGTGTAAAGCATAAAAATGTTGCTATGACAGATATTGATCCTGAGGCTTTATTACTATTGGATGAAGGCCATTGTTTGCGTGATCAAGCATTGGAAGCCTGTGAATTGGCGGCAATTAACCATAAGAATAGCTTTCGTGGCACGAGTCTTGAGACGATTGCTCATATGGTGGGAGCGGGGATGGGGATGACGTTAGTGCCTAGCTTGGCGGAGCCACATTTTTCGCAATTAGGTTTAGTGGCCAAATCATTACAAGACGCACCGAGTCGAGAGTTGGCCTTATTATGGCGAGTAGGATTTAGCCGCAAGAACTTACTGGTGAGCATCGCTGAGATAATTCGTTCGAGCTGTGCAGGAATTAGAGGGTTGCATATTAGCGAAGAAGACTATGTAGAATAA
- a CDS encoding dihydrofolate reductase, with protein MRISMIAAVANNRVIGKDNDLAWHLPDDFKWFVLQTKHKPIIMGRRSFESIGSKPLPDRRNIIVSSALKSEPGNGIEVVSNVSEALSLVDNEPEVMIAGGEGIYSECLPLADRLYLTLVDAEVEGDTYFPKWDHLQWQETELTNHPIDDKHQYPYKIVILDRIR; from the coding sequence ATGCGGATTTCAATGATCGCTGCAGTTGCGAATAATCGTGTTATTGGCAAAGATAATGATTTAGCCTGGCATTTGCCCGATGATTTTAAATGGTTTGTCTTGCAAACTAAGCATAAGCCTATCATTATGGGACGCCGTAGTTTTGAGTCGATTGGGAGTAAACCTTTACCTGACCGTCGCAATATCATTGTCTCATCAGCACTGAAGTCAGAACCTGGAAATGGCATTGAAGTTGTTAGTAATGTAAGTGAGGCCTTGAGTTTGGTAGATAACGAGCCTGAGGTGATGATTGCTGGGGGGGAAGGTATTTATAGTGAGTGCTTACCTTTGGCAGATCGCTTATATTTAACACTGGTTGATGCTGAAGTTGAGGGAGATACTTATTTTCCTAAATGGGATCATTTGCAGTGGCAAGAAACAGAATTAACCAATCACCCTATTGATGATAAGCATCAATATCCTTATAAGATTGTTATTTTAGATCGTATTCGTTAA
- a CDS encoding IS1/IS1595 family N-terminal zinc-binding domain-containing protein: protein KKCKKNKQVCIHCNKNHTIKLGKTSNNKQRFLCKNSECTVRTFITDYSHQGYHPKTKEKIIEMVLSGAKVRDTVEALRVSSATVVSEMKKFRSSKQCDSLSS from the coding sequence AAAAAAATGCAAAAAAAATAAACAGGTGTGTATTCACTGCAATAAAAATCACACAATAAAACTTGGAAAAACATCTAATAATAAACAGCGGTTTTTGTGTAAAAATAGTGAATGCACAGTCAGAACCTTTATCACTGACTATAGCCATCAAGGTTACCATCCCAAGACAAAAGAAAAGATTATAGAAATGGTATTAAGTGGGGCTAAAGTTCGCGATACTGTTGAAGCCTTACGTGTCAGCTCGGCGACGGTTGTTTCTGAAATGAAAAAATTTAGAAGCAGCAAGCAATGCGATAGCCTATCGAGCTAA